TAATCATTAGGCTGAATGTGATGTGGTTTTGAAGTCAATGAAGATCTTATCACGCATATGATTAGTCCCCTCCCTAACATTGGGAGACAAAAGTTTCTAACTAAGATTTAGTGTAGTATGTTCTGGTGACATGATTTTGTAATAAAAGTCATCTAATTTAGTGTTTAATGGTTTAGGATCTATGGAGAAGCAATTTGAACTACCATTTGATCTGCCAGCAGGTTTTTTCGAGGAAGCAGGCTTTAAATgccctcaaaattttgaaagagtGATACTATCAGTTCATTGTGTTGTTGGCAGGTATTGCGGTCTTGTACAAGGAATTGCAAACTGTCAATAATGTAGAAGAACCAAGCAATTCAGCTTCCATTCATAAAGTGAATAGATCTTCTTTTGCCAATTTTATCTTGGGTAAAGCATCTTCTTGTATCTACTTCATATGCATTCATGCTAGTGATGATAGAATATATTggtaaaattttgttttcccaaATTCTTCTTTTGAGAGTTGAAGCATAATGTTGTCTAGCCTACCTTCGTAGTTACAAGAACGTCTTATTTCCTTCGAGTAAATTAGTTTCTTTTTCATGCCTAAGCAatgtaagaatttttttttcaagtgcTATGCAGCTTGGCCTGCAAGCtctcttcaatttccttttaCTTCACATATCTTTTATTCATCGGCATGTCGtagaataaatataaataagCAATCGCAAGTCTAGAAATTCATTTTGGCCAATTGAACCTCCTCAAACGGTTTCTTTTTGAGAACCCAGAATAGATTTGTGCCAAAAGAACAGTTGCTAAGAAGAACAAAAAGCCGAGGTGTAATGGACCTTGAAGTACTATTTCTGCATCTCCCGGACCAAATCCGCCCACATTGGAGTTACTCATTAATGGTTTATCCAATTTAATTTATTTGCCCTCTAGGTTTTCCTTTGCTTAAAGAAATTGATGATGCAAGGCAAAGCCATGCAGTTGCAGTAATGCTTGCAGAAAGGTTAATCAGAAGAGAAGATTGGAGCCACTATGTGCGTACAGAGGACAAAGATCTTGAAGGCAGCCAGTTCGGGATATCATCAGAAAAGAAACATAGGATGCCAGATCCACTAATACAAGCAACGAGACTGGGCATCATTGAGGTAGTTCAGGAAATCCTCAGTGTCTACCCTGAAGCTGCGTATAGTTTCGATGGAAAAGGAAGGAATATACTGCAAATTGCAGTGGAGGAGAAAAAATGGTTCTTGTACGACTACTTGATGACTAGTGGTACTAACATGGACGGGATGCTAAGTGCTATTGATTGTGAAGGAAATAGCATTATACATCTCGCAGCACGCCTGGAATCCCCTCCCAGCACTCCCCCTGGAGTTTTTCAGCAAATGATGTGGGAAGTCCTCTGGTTTAAGGtaccaaattaaaattaataccAGTATTGCTTTGCTTGGTGTAtattgtttaattttcttttcccgACTATTTGCAACTTATGATTGATCTTTGGCTCCACAGCGGGTGCAATATGACTCTTTTCCATATCTCTGGCAACTACAAAATTCTGATGGGAAGACAGCAAAACAAGTATTCGAGACGAACCATGCAAGTCTACGCGAAAAGGCTGAGGAAACTGTGAGAGCATTGGCCAACACTGTGTTGATTGTGTCTGTCCTCATTGGTACCATAAACTTTGCTGCAATTTTTACTGTACCTGGAGGTTTCGATCAAACGACTGGAGAGGCCATTTTTCTCAAGAACCGGCGCTGGGAATTCGGCTTGTTGATGTTCTACTTAGCTGGAGGGCTGTTCTCCTCTCTGTTCACCATGGGGACTCTGCTTGTGATTATCTTTTTGCGATTTGAAATTGAGGATTTTTATCTTTCCCTGCCCTGCTACTATGTGGTGGACATGATTTCCATCTTCTACTCCGCGGTCTTCACAATCGTAGCAGCTTTTCAAGCATTAATAGTGCAGAAAGTCGTGATTACCGACTACAGGCCCCTCGTGGTGGTCTTCTTTATCTATTGTCTGGTAGCCCTTGTGCTCATGGAAACATCATATCTGATATTCGACTATGTGTATTACCTAATTCGTTATTGCCTTTGTTATAGAGGGCGAGAATCTTAAGAACTGCCCTTGCTTATTCATGTCAATTTCGTGCAGACTGAAAAAGTTTGAGCAAGTTTGTGAAGAACTTTTGCATGTCATCTATTGATTTAGGTGAATTTCCTATAGGGAAAAAACCGAGTGAAGAATGTAACAATAAACTTGTTCATGAATAAAAGCTGAAATCCAACTCAAATACCACTATAATGAATTTTGATATTCATCTTGAAAACCAATTagcaataaattgactaactCAGGAttttaataaaagaaaaaaaaaactcaaaatccTATAAATTCGACTAAAAGTTCTTGGGAAGCCAATGCCTTAGCATCTTACAAACGTCAATACGTTTTAAAGTTTACTGATATGTTATTCTAAATTTGATAATCAAATTTGCGCAGCAGTTCTCAATGCCTTTAAAGAAagaattttccttttaaaataTTTAGCAAATTACTTTCTTTAAAGAATTTTACAAAAAGCAAAATAGACGCATACAAGAAAGCTCAGCTCCTTTCTATTGGAGTAACTTGCATCAAGTGCATTGCAAAGTCAACCGAAAAtgcaagccaaaaaaaaaaatcaatagcAACCTCCCGTGACTTCGCAGTGTTTGCACATTATTTCATGACTCTCTAAATTATCGTCATGttttttaattagaattattgCATTTCAATCATAACAccaataagaaaaatgaaaagttttaataaattacATCTCAAAATGTtggtaattaaaattaaaaactgcCCTCTTACAGCTATATTCACCAATCAttttcttcatctccaattATTGTATGTGTTAAAATTATCTGCAATTATTATATCCTTATGCATGATAATTAAAGCTAACTATTTTATATACATATTGGTTTAGAAGAAAATCACAATTAATAAGAAGACAACAGGTTATAAACAATtaatgagaaaacaaaagattaaaTTGATAATTAAATTCACTATATTGTGTCATATTGAATaagaaaacttcaaaaaaattatcgataattgtaaaaaatataacaaaaaagGCTTACAATTACtgaaattgataaaaatttgttGTATCCAAATCATAATGTTTTAGTATATTTTTTGGTTAGGTTTTGTTGTATACACTAATTTGATAGAACATAGAAAATTTCCTCTTATTATTGTCACAATCCAAGTAAAATATGTAACAACTTAGTTTAGATATGATAATCTTCCATTTTCAGAGTTCAATAAACTTTTAATTGCTTTGTATAAAATAAACATTTTTTACAGCAACAATTGCTTAATTTTGCTTATTAGTCAATATTATATTAACAATTTAGTTTAAATATGATAATCTTCCATCTTCAAAGTTTTTATAACTGTAAAATGTACAATcaacttttaattgttttgtaCACAATAAACATTTTGTACAATTACCAATTACTTAATTTTGTTCATTATTTAGTATCTTAATTTATATTATGCCGATAATATAACCCAACTACGATATTTTTGTAGCTACTAAAATTTGGATTGAACTTTATAGCAATTGTTAATATTATCATGTTTTACCAAAGGTGTTGTGATTAccattaaattataaaattgtACTTTTTTGTACAGTTCAAAATAATGTTGTTGAGAAGAAAATATATATGCACACATCAAGTATGCATATGAGAAGCAAATCTAATTTGCAATTGCtactaaaattttaaaaggggCATTAGAATACAACATAAATTGACTTGTTAGATCTTTATCATTTTAATTATTGTACTATGCATCTATTTTCCTGCCCCTATGACTTTGCAAGCTCATTTATTAGTTGGGGTTGAGTTATGTCTTTTTCCTATTGAAAATAAAATCTGTGATCTACTTTCTAGTAAAATTATCATATTTTAATAATTAAAAACTAAGATTTGGCTAAATTATTAAACACTTCATGAATAGTATTTGCAATATCAATACTTATCAATACTGACCAtttaattgtaaaattacaattttGTTAATTATTTAAGAATAAAGTATGTGAatggtattttttttctttagatTCAGGTTTTCCATAATTTTCATTTTGTATAAAACCTAATTATTTGTAGAGTAgacaattattatttatcaCGTAATATGAGTTGAATGAGTTCTTTAGTATGAAGTTATTgcactatttttttaaaaattttttggcaCCACTTTTTAATTTGTTTACATACATACCTTTTGTACATAAACTCTTTGTAATTATATAATTCACAAGGGAATTTTTATTCcattatatttaattatttctGTGTAAATGTTCATTGTCATCAATTAAGATTTCATTGACAGAGGTAGATGGATATTCTCTATAACATTTTTCTTCTATTGtttttataattttgtttgaagACAATGCAACATAAAGCACAAACAACTACTATTCCTTTTTCCTCCTAATTTTATAATGGCATGTTCAATATGGATACATTTAAATTAATTCATGAatgtttttttcccttttgtctTAGAAGAAAAAACTCTAATTATGATATGAAAATCAGTTAGTTGATTATAGgtgaaatataagaaaatcttttgttgtttgcttgtgtTTGGGTAACATGTACTATCATTCAATTAAAACTAAATTGTTTGCATATTTGTTAGTTGCATGAATGTTTTAAGTGCTCTCTTTTATGTCTTGTTAGTTAATTATTCAATTATTcaatttttatatgaatttgaATGAGGTAAAGTGAAGTATAATATTCATTGAATTTGGAAATAAATCTACGTAATATGTTAGTTGAAATGCCAGTGTTAACCTATTCAAAGTACTAGATAGAATAAGGTCTGACCACTTTGCATAAAGTCATAGAAAAATTATGTGAATATATGCACGTAATGTGTTAGTTGAAATGCCAGTATTAACTTACTCAAAGTACTAAACAGAATAAGGTTCTGACAACTTTGCATAAAATCATAGAAAAATTATGTAGACATGCAAAACCATCACTTTAGATGAAATTCAAGATTTAGTAAGAATCATGTAACAACATGCAAAATCACAATCGGTTCTCAAtaatttaacccaaaaaaaaaacggaGTGAACCGTTCTGACTATCTAAACATTGAAAACTCAAAAGCTAGTTAGTTGACCTTTTCTCAAATCAATATTCAGCACTAAGTTATGGACCATGGAGTATCGACAATAATTGACTATTGTTATGTGTGGCTTTGTCCCACATCATTTTTTGTAAAGGAGTTGTTTGTCTTAATTGGCTATAAAAAGAGTGGGTATGTGATGGGCTTAGGTGCACCCAACCAAGTAAGTTTTAATGGGTTATTTAGGCTTTTGGGTCATTAAATCTTTTATTAAGTAAGATATTTTGGACTTTcttctgttttaattattaggTATTTTGGGTCTAGGAGCACTTTTTTAAGACATTTTTGTACTCtctttttcatagtaaaattttGCGACCCATATAAATTTCTATGgttctattttatttatttctgctttgttatttgtcttttgagATTACCAAAAACTCTTTTGTCAATTTCCTGGGATCAAACTTAACAAACTGGTATTAGAGATTTTCGGAAGCTTTGAGTTTTGTGTCAACAATGACAATAATAAAAACTGTTGTCGAGAAATTCAATAGGGATGTGAACTGTGGGATGTGACAGCTCTAGATGGAGGCCATTTTGATTGAAGACGGAGTTGATTTAGCGAGACAGAGAGTGTAACAGATGCAAATTTTGTTGAGATGGATAAGTAGGCTCAATCTAGTATTATCTTAAATCTCTTTGACGAGATTTTGTGGGAGGTAGCCACTGAAATTTCGGTAAAAGTCAAGTGggactgtagacaccaaatatttttcaaaaaatgttattaaatttttattatgtCTTTGTTTATATCATTATTTAAAtaatcatttcatttttttataggaaaaaagaaaagaaaagaaaagaaaaagggattttcaaaatttttttaaaaaatatctagTAGAAGTTTCCTTTTGTCTTTAACCCAACAAAATTTCCCCAAACCCCAAAACAAAACCCAataaaaatctggaaaaagaaaacaaataaaagaggCCCAATTGGCCCatttctccttttctctttaaaaaaaaaaaaactttctttcCCCCAAGATTAGCTAGTACAAATCCAGCTCACTACTTCCCAAATTTTATCCAAACGATCCATCAAAAATGACACCTCATGAGGTTCTAGAGgctcttcttatttttcttagtttctttctctttctagattttagggtttcttgacctcatataaatagaaaaatgtagCTTTAGGGTTCGGAAGaggggaggaaaaagaaagtcgGCTGCATAAAAATCTGGGgtgagagagaaagaaaaagggagagaggaaaaaaaatttctgcagaCAAGTAGCAGGGCTGATCGAGCAGCCATGTTTGGAtgccattttctccttcattttaGTCTCTTTTTCAtcgattctttttttttttttttgcatattttataGATGTTGGAAAAAAACTTTCATGTTGAAGATTTCATGAGAAAACAGTTTTAAGGCTGCGAAATATGACGCCAAATTTGGAAGAAAACCAACCCTGGTATCCGAAACTCTTGGAGTTTGGAATCAAATCTGCAGCCTCAAAGTCCGTTCATTTTGATTCATTTCTGACTGATACATCCAGGCAGATGTTCTTAAACTTTCGTCCCTCTATTGTCTCGTTGGATTGTGGTTTTGAGGGAGTTCCTTGCCATGTTAGGTTCATTTAGGGGTCAAAAGTAATAGAAACTTGTTTAACTGATTAAATATTGCAACTTTTCCTTGATGTTCCAACCCTTGGGCATGGGAAGAACCCGTGGATTTTTGTGTATACGTTTGGATAGAGATTCATGAAAATTTTGGTTTGACATTTTATGCGGATATATTGCGAAACTTGCAGCCTTGTTCTTggacttcaaatttgattttgattgatcTTTATGTTGATTGGAATCTTATTTGAAACTTTAAACATGCTCTTGATGTTGCAAAAATCGTTTTTATGTAAAAACTATGTCAAAATTCACCGAAAAGGCTTACCCATTGATTTCTGATTGTGTTTGCCGAGGAGGAATTTTTCGCAGAAACTTGATGCCTGCTTCTTTTTATTGCTTCCGGTTGAGATTTTTTTACAATTTACCCCCTGACTTTTCCATAATTACACTAAGGCCCAAAACTTGTGAAAAATGAATCAAATCTGCGCTTTTCAAGTTTTGATCCTCTTTGGCATATTTTATATATGTTTTGAGTGATTTATTTCTGAATTTTAGGATACAATTAGGGTCTAAGCATTTTGTTTGCTTGTATTTTCTTCGGATTATAACATGGACTTAGTAGCTAAAGCCCAACATTTTGATTGGATTTGCTTAGCCAAATAAACAGACTAACCCGTTCTTTTTCTGGATTGTTTCTTTGGGCTAAGGGAATTTAGGCccaggaaataaataaaaagggcTCGATGGCCTTTTCCTTAAGAAATTAGAGACGGATTTTGCAGTTTAGTCCCCTAATCTTTCGAGTAATTTCATTGTAACCCTAATAACTTGGattctttcaattaggtccttaatttaattataatttgatccctaaatttttatcttttgttcaATTTGGACCCCTGActtttttgaaaattataatttaactctaaaaaatttttaatctttATAATTGGATCCCTAACAGCTTTGATTTCTTAAGTATAATTTGTTTACTTtccttaattattaataatgcctcatttaaatgcatttaattagtaaattttaggaattttatgattatttatATTTCTTTATAATAATAAAGTGAATTTGTCATATGTTTACACTTTTTTTTagttgttaattaaattggtacttTAACtattttgttggttttgaagtataaatagggcaattctACTTCATTTAACCACTATTTCAAGGGAGatactttttattattattttaaatcttttttatgtgctcctatgtatTTTttatgtgtgcttgcatgttttgagtgctttttcttatatttactcattttattcatttaaaatttttatttattaagattttatttttgccaaaaatgtaattagttagatgaatgtaatagttaggttattatttttcaaattccccccttagattgtagttggAGTCCCGAATATAATAGTTGGATCTTTATGTGCGTTcatttgcttgtgtgcttgcatgtttgtgtgcttatgtgttaattaatttttttagggtttttacatctaaatattatgcttatgtgttacgtgctctatgtgtttatttgctttaattatattttgtatgatatatttatttataataaatgcatgacgtca
This portion of the Coffea eugenioides isolate CCC68of chromosome 11, Ceug_1.0, whole genome shotgun sequence genome encodes:
- the LOC113753838 gene encoding ankyrin repeat-containing protein ITN1-like, which gives rise to MPDPLIQATRLGIIEVVQEILSVYPEAAYSFDGKGRNILQIAVEEKKWFLYDYLMTSGTNMDGMLSAIDCEGNSIIHLAARLESPPSTPPGVFQQMMWEVLWFKRVQYDSFPYLWQLQNSDGKTAKQVFETNHASLREKAEETVRALANTVLIVSVLIGTINFAAIFTVPGGFDQTTGEAIFLKNRRWEFGLLMFYLAGGLFSSLFTMGTLLVIIFLRFEIEDFYLSLPCYYVVDMISIFYSAVFTIVAAFQALIVQKVVITDYRPLVVVFFIYCLVALVLMETSYLIFDYVYYLIRYCLCYRGRES